Proteins from a single region of Rana temporaria chromosome 5, aRanTem1.1, whole genome shotgun sequence:
- the LOC120939922 gene encoding E3 ubiquitin-protein ligase UHRF1-like, with protein sequence MWIQVRTMDGRQTERLDDLSKRTKVEELRLRIQEVFGVEMERQRLFFRGKQMEDGHTLFDYSLNLNDIVQLMVRQVPVCVPEGKDNDDKGKAMEEEKKDDDEEKDFEEKLEEIDPEEDPLPSPELAPYKAEQLVDARDLNMGAWFEAVVVKVTRKPDSEDFLYHIRYEDYPEEGTVPLTEKDVRPRARTTLAWDQLVLGQVVMVNYNPDEPGRRGFWYDAEILRKSPKKEVYAKISLGDAKDSLDDCKIVFADEIFKIEEPRALPATPVKPESPQKKQQSGPQCKYCRDDARTKCRMCACHVCGGKQDPAKQLLCDECDMAFHMYCLHPPLTALPQDDDWYCPDCRNDTSEVVLAGEKLKESKRKSKMASASSSSQRDWGKGMACVGRSRECTIVPSNHFGPIPGVPVGTMWKFRVQVSEAGVHRPHVAGIHGRSNEGSFSLVLAGGYEDDVDDGDEFTYTGSGGRDLSGNKRTAEQSCDQKLTNMNRAVALNCNARINDKEGAEAKDWQAGKPVRVVRNAKGKKHSKYAPEDGNRYDGIYKVVKYWPEKGKSGFLVWRYLLRRDDEEPAPWTKEGKEHIKKLGLTMHYPEGYLESVANKEKEKENFIDDDDEEGDDDDDLEPPSKGKRKRKPKIDTDEDDDSDSTSKKSKVELYKLTPEQKTLIEKDELNVKLWNEAMEFLKEGPKFINKVEETFQCICCQEVVIEPVTTECLHNICKSCLDRSFKASVYCCPACRHDLGKNYNIQVNKPLQSLLLQLFPGYERGR encoded by the coding sequence ATGTGGATCCAGGTGCGCACCATGGACGGCCGGCAGACCGAGCGGCTGGACGACCTTTCCAAGAGGACCAAGGTGGAGGAGCTCCGGCTGCGGATCCAGGAGGTGTTCGGGGTGGAGATGGAGCGGCAGCGGCTCTTCTTCCGAGGGAAGCAGATGGAGGACGGCCACACACTCTTCGATTACAGTCTGAACCTGAATGACATCGTGCAGCTGATGGTGAGGCAGGTCCCGGTGTGTGTCCCTGAGGGGAAGGATAATGATGATAAGGGGAAGGCTatggaggaagagaagaaggatgACGATGAGGAGAAGGATTTTGAGGAGAAGTTGGAGGAGATAGACCCGGAGGAAGATCCTCTGCCCTCCCCAGAGTTGGCCCCGTACAAGGCGGAGCAGCTGGTGGACGCCCGGGACCTGAACATGGGCGCCTGGTTCGAGGCCGTGGTGGTGAAAGTGACCCGCAAACCCGACTCCGAGGACTTCCTCTACCACATCCGATACGAGGACTACCCCGAGGAAGGGACGGTCCCGCTGACGGAGAAGGACGTCCGCCCCCGGGCCAGGACCACCCTGGCCTGGGACCAGCTGGTGCTTGGACAGGTAGTCATGGTCAACTACAACCCGGACGAGCCCGGCCGGCGAGGATTCTGGTACGACGCCGAGATCCTCCGCAAGTCCCCGAAGAAGGAAGTCTATGCCAAAATCTCTCTGGGGGACGCCAAGGACTCCCTTGATGACTGCAAAATCGTATTTGCGGACGAGATTTTCAAGATCGAAGAGCCCAGGGCTCTGCCCGCGACGCCGGTGAAGCCAGAGTCGccacagaagaagcagcagagcgGTCCACAGTGCAAGTACTGCCGGGACGACGCCAGGACCAAGTGCCGCATGTGTGCCTGCCACGTGTGCGGGGGGAAGCAGGACCCTGCCAAGCAGCTGCTGTGTGATGAGTGCGACATGGCATTCCACATGTACTGCCTGCACCCCCCACTGACCGCCCTGCCGCAAGACGATGACTGGTACTGCCCTGATTGCAGGAACGACACCAGCGAGGTGGTCCTGGCGGGGGAGAAGCTGAAGGAGAGCAAAAGGAAATCCAAGATGGCATCTGCCAGCTCGTCGTCGCAAAGAGACTGGGGCAAAGGCATGGCGTGCGTCGGTCGTTCCAGAGAATGCACAATCGTCCCATCCAATCACTTCGGCCCGATACCGGGAGTGCCCGTCGGCACCATGTGGAAGTTCAGGGTTCAGGTCAGCGAGGCCGGCGTGCACAGGCCGCACGTCGCCGGCATCCACGGCCGCAGCAACGAAGGCTCCTTTTCTCTGGTGTTGGCGGGAGGTTACGAGGACGACGTTGATGATGGGGACGAGTTCACCTACACAGGCAGCGGAGGCCGCGACCTCTCCGGTAACAAACGCACCGccgagcagtcatgtgaccagaaaCTTACAAACATGAACCGAGCCGTCGCCCTGAACTGCAACGCACGCATCAACGACAAGGAGGGCGCCGAAGCCAAGGACTGGCAGGCGGGTAAACCTGTGAGGGTTGTGCGTAATGCGAAAGGGAAAAAGCACAGCAAGTACGCTCCAGAAGATGGTAACCGCTacgatgggatttacaaagtggtGAAGTACTGGCCTGAGAAAGGGAAATCCGGGTTCCTGGTGTGGCGTTACCTTCTCAGGAGAGACGATGAGGAGCCCGCCCCCTGGACCAAGGAGGGCAAAGAACATATAAAGAAACTGGGCCTCACTATGCATTACCCCGAGGGGTACCTAGAATCTGTTGCCAacaaggagaaagaaaaagaaaattttattgatgatgatgatgaagaaggTGATGACGATGATGATTTGGAGCCTCCTAGCAAGGGCAAGAGAAAGAGGAAGCCAAAGATCGACACGGATGAGGATGACGATTCCGATTCAACATCCAAGAAATCCAAAGTGGAATTGTACAAACTCACCCCGGAGCAAAAAACCCTGATCGAAAAAGACGAGCTAAATGTCAAACTGTGGAATGAAGCCATGGAATTTCTTAAGGAGGGTCCGAAATTTATCAACAAAGTGGAAGAGACTTTCCAGTGCATCTGCTGCCAAGAAGTGGTGATTGAGCCGGTCACCACCGAGTGCCTGCACAACATCTGCAAGAGCTGCCTCGATCGTTCCTTTAAAGCCTCTGTGTACTGCTGTCCTGCTTGTAGGCACGACCTCGGGAAGAACTACAATATCCAAGTCAACAAGCCGCTGCAATCTCTTCTCCTACAACTATTCCCTGGATATGAGAGGGGCCGGTAA